A stretch of DNA from Triticum dicoccoides isolate Atlit2015 ecotype Zavitan chromosome 2A, WEW_v2.0, whole genome shotgun sequence:
cacacagttattttttcagagaaaaacataaCACCGCTCTTCCCATTTTTCGGGGACGCAAACCAACTCTTCTCCGCTCTGCCATGAACCCATGCACAAGTTGCCAACCAAAAGCGGATAAATAGAAAAGGCTTTTTgggttttttttttaaatttctaGAATGAAAGTCTTTATGCTCTTATTAATAAGATTACCTATGCGCTGTTGCTGTAGGCGCTAAATTTTTATTCAGAGCACACATATAGACATGAGTTTGTGAATATCTCGGTACATACTTTCTGCTGGTATTTTTTATGCATGTTTGAATATGTTGCTGATGACAACTTTTTGTTTTGGCTTTGTATAGGTTCAAAAAACTGAAAATCGGGAGGGCGAGCGGCGGTATTTCGTCCATTATCTTGTAAGTCCCCCAAATCGCCATTGTAAAACATGATAATTGCCTGAAAGCATTGTTTCCTCATTGTCTTGAAAATATTGGTCACTCTTAGTATTAAGACGTCGGAAGATATAATTTCTATATATGTGTCTGCTCTTCCTTGTAGGTCCTTTTTTTTCTGCTGTTATTAAGTTTGTGTCTTCcctttttgcagggctggaataaaAAGTAAGTGCGTACCACAGTGGCTGTTAGATAAGTCTTTCCATGTTCTCTTATTACTTTGTTCCTGTTCTTTCTATTGATGCATACGTCAGTGATATTTGTAAGATATGTACTTCTTTGGTTGCAATGTACCGTATCTGATGTTCTTATTGGTCAAGCAATTGACATCATCATTACATACAGTAGCCATTCTATCATTATAAGTTCAACTCTTTACAAAGGAAATGTTGTAAACTTAGTTAAACACAGATTTACTATTGCTCCTCTTATTTCAGCTCAAGAAATAAAATTCCGTGCCGTGTCTTGGAAATAATTGGACTTCTTTGGTTTTCTGTATCTGCccatctttggaatcatggaaaactGAGCAACCACCTAGTTTTCATGAGGGTTATGAAATTATGCATGGCTTTTCACTTCTTAGCATTGACTAAACCAAATGCCTTTTCGTTTAGCCAGATATATTTGTCTCAAATAATTTGCTTCTTTTTATGTAACATTACATTATTTCAAAAGCCTTGATTTTGACTTGTCGCAGCTTTAGTACAACTTGAGCACAAGGTTGTACTGAgctgcgacaagtaatatggatctgaGGGAGTACTTTATTTGCTCATTATCACAATCAAGGCCCTGGATTGTGTCCCATAAGGATGTCTAATGGTCCCATTCTTGTTTTTGCTTTGTTTCTATGACTCATTTTATTTTTAGCTTTGCATTTCATTTCCTGAAGTTCGAAGATTGTGGTAATGAAGGCAGCTTAGACAGGGTATTGATATGTCTCAGCAGTCTTAAGTGATTCCATGTTCTTTGTATGACTGAGTTTTGAGTGGATGGTGGATGGGATTCAGCAATATGAATAAAGCAGAAGGATGGAGGGATTGGTTCAGTAATTGTGCCAATCAAAATTCTGCTTTCATGCACTTGCCAGCTTCGAAGTGTGTGGTTTGTCCTCTGTTTATATGGACATCTGAATGAGCTAATACAGCTGTTTGAGTGGCTTGGTAAATAGATCATTTGCGGAAGAGGGTTCCTGTGTTAGTTGCTACCTGCTGTTAATATGAACAACCAAAAAGAATTGACTTGCAGGGCCATCTTTTTGACAGGCATCTCATCTTCACATTTATGGTTGCACACAGTTATATTCCATTAACATTTCATGAATCCCTGTTGAGTGCTTGCTTCTGTCATTTTAATCATGTCAGCATTACTGCAGTTAATTAATTGTCCATCCCTGCTGTTCTAATCCTCCATGTACAGTTGTACACATTCTTTTCAACTTATTCAGTTTTCAGTGGTTATAGATGTGATGAATGGGTCGCAAGTGATTGTTTATTGAAGTTGACAGAGGAGAATGTTCGCAAACAACTAGAGCTGAAAAACCAGTCAGTGGATAAAACCGTCAAGATTGGTGGACGGTCAGCACAGCATAACCCAGAAGGCTCTAATGGTTAGTGACATTTTGCAGTAGTAGCATCATCTTGCAACTGAACATCTTGATCATCTGATTGACTGATGTATCTCAAATTCCATCCTGGATATCTTCTTTTGAAGTAAATTGTTAAGTTGCAATCCATTGTTGAAGTGATTTTGTGACGGGTGCTGAAATAACTTTTCGTGATAGATAAGTATGTCACTCGTTATACATGTCTGCACTAATGCAGTAATGAATATAGAGCACAATGTTCTAAAAGGTGCTAGGTTCTAGTAAGGGTGTCTCTTGGAGCCTAGGTAGGCTAGGTAGCTGCCTTTCAGAACTTTGATAGGGCATTTAGGAAGTTCACATATCTTGACCTTCTTTATATTTTTTGGTTGAAATTTCTTCTTGGCTGATTGGCTCTCATATTTGCTTTCAGCAGATGCAAAAGCCGATAAAGAGGACACTAAGGGTCTTGGTAAGTCTGCTGTTCTCTTTAACAAAATTCCTTGTGTCATTTGTTTCTTTTATCCTATTGGTGCATTTATCTGTTTTCAGATTTTTCCCAGCTACTTATTTGTATAATACATACTTTAATATAGTTGTTATATTGAAATTCCAGTCAAGGGAAAGAAGCGCAAGAATCAGCTTGGCGTTGAGGTGGCTATCATTCCCAAACATGTACATTGTGAAATActgcctccatccggaaatacttgtcggagaaatgggagTATTTGATTTGATTTTCTATAAAGTTCATATTCTTGCGTATTATCCATATACAGAACAAACAATACTAATATTAAACATATCTCCTTTTGCGCTTCTGTTCTATTCCAAAATGCTAATACTTATGTATTGTTTACTTTATTTTATAATTTGCATAAGTCCAGTGGGCCGAAGGCTAGTTTATTTCTTTCTAAATATCTTCAAATTTCCTTGACCGAGGatgatatttcacaaaaaaaaagtaTGACTACTGTGCAATACATGATGCATTCTCTTGCCGTCTTGTAATCAAGTAGTGTGGCAAATTATTAAACAATAATATGCGGGACAAACAATTGTCTGTGCACTTTATTAGGCTCCCTATAGTTTATAGGATCTCAAGTACTCAATGGACCCATCATTTTGTAGGATGCAAAACAGTAGCCTTCTTAATTTACCATGTGTCAAAAAACAAGAGCGGAGATATGGGTCGTACTTGCATATGGTAATATTATCTGGACCGTTGGTTGGGCTAGATCTGCAGGTGGGAAGGGCATTGAATGAAAAGGGTGTGAGCCGTGGAAATTGCCGTATATCGGGTGGCAAGCGTATGCACGCCGTATGTGTACAGCCGCGCGGCAAGGCGTGGCAAGTCCACCTTCCGGGAAACAGCGTTCCGGTCGTGTGCACCATGAACTATAAATGCTAGTACAGCGCAGTACTTCCAGTGTGTAATTTTGATGCATTTGAAtatcaggctggtcatagtgaggAGTAATTTAGAGTAGTAACATAGGGggtacatgcatatgttactattttatgttactaccttcatagtgggtggtgtcataagtgtggtaacatagaGATACTCATTTATTGCTTTGTGGGATCTATAGTAGTGATCTATGTGTGGCATAGAGCATGTACGAATCTAACATTTTGCTTGTCCGTGCAAATACGTGAACACAACATAGAACTGATCCATGATAAATAATAAAGTGCCAATATAATAATATTAAAATATATAAAACATATTTAGCATTACATGGATCAAGACACGGAAATAATCTACCGCGCCCTAAACTTTTTCCAAATATGCTCAATCAAATCATTTTTTAGAGCTCTATGTGTTGGACGATCCCGGATTCTAGCATCTCTTTCCAGTACCTCGGCAAATACAGGCATGTCACCGTGAACAAATATCGATGGAAAGGCAATAGATGAGCCTGCTTCCTCATTCAAATCAACAATATTGCTCGCCTCTTCTTTTTTGTCCTCGACTATCATATTGTGTAGAAAGATGCAAGCTGTCATAATATTGTGGATATCGCCCCATTCATATAAACGTGCCGGACGGCGTAGAATGGTCCAGCGTgcctggagcacaccaaatgcgcgTTCCACATCCTTCCTTACCGATTCTTGACATGCGGCAAATAACTTATGCTTTTCAGTTTGTGCCATCGGTATTGACTTCATGAATCACTAGTACTCCCTATGTTCCTTTATATAGTGCGTGTTTGGCCTGGGCTGCAATACCAAGGAGTGTGCTGGCGTGCGTACGGTGAACCCTGATGCCCTCCACTCAGTCTGCTCACATGCATGTGTCCAACAATGGACACTTCCCAGCCACACACTCTCAGCCCAGCCAAGGGTATTTTTGTCCAAAACTACAACtgcgcactacattgtggaattttGCTAGAAAAATAAGGCGCACTACAtacaagaacggagggagtagaaaacagggctatggttccgggccaatattcacattagtccaggttcagtcacgaaccgggactaatgtgagcattggtcccggttcgtgcggctaaggcattagtcccggttcacctgtgccctttagtcccggtttgtgcctcaaaccgggactaaagggtgcgatgccctttagtcccggttcgtgcctcaaaccgggaataaagattagacctttagtctcggtttgagacacgaaccggtgctaatggggttgagacctttagtcccggttcgtgccaNNNNNNNNNNNNNNNNNNNNNNNNNNNNNNNNNNNNNNNNNNNNNNNNNNNNNNNNNNNNNNNNNNNNNNNNNNNNNNNNNNNNNNNNNNNNNNNNNNNNNNNNNNNNNNNNNNNNNNNNNNNNNNNNNNNNNNNNNNNNNNNNNNNNNNNNNNNNNNNNNNNNNtgatatgtggtctagttgttgggaaaatttgcaaatgtgaatttcgactttatttgcaaaatctctctagattttgtaaaaatgggcataacttttgcatactaactcggatgaaaaagttatttatatgaaaaatcatctactcgaaaagttacggggcttttaagatctagagtggaaaagcgAAAAAAATtcgaactgtggtcaaactgtggtcaaacaatggtcaaactaattattctagaatattagtgttactaaataattatttcagttattttgtattttggtcaaatctggtcaaactgtggtcaaactatggtcaaacgttggtcaaactaattattcaaaataactattgttttttaaataattattgttttttaaaactcaaatagtgaaatgtgtcacttcatgctcaagcaaaattcctgagggttaataggattgacatcttactattgtcaggaatacAACAAGTGaaaacttggaaacgagggagaatagaactctgaagttaagcgtgctcaggctgggggagtgggaggatgggtgaccgttcaggaagttagatgatttggaatgatgaggggtgattagagattagaggataaattgagcagtgatgaggggtggtgattagagattagaggttaaaataattcagaaatttgaaaataaaaaaattcaaaaaaatcataaaatttcctttagtcccggttggtgttaccaaccgggactaaaggtggagctccatgtggccacggcctttagtcccggttcatgaaccgggactaaaggccctcaccaaccgggacaataggccctttttctactagtgaatgctGCCCACTCGGGGTATATTCCATCCACGAGGTAATATCCATGTTGGTACTCCTTATCGTTGACACGATAGCTCACCTGAGGAGCTTGCCCTTTCAGTTGCTCAACAACAACTTCGATTGATTAAGCACATTGATATCGTTGTTTGATCCAGCAACACCAAAGAAAGCATGCCATATCCAAATGAAGCAACTGCCTCTAGAATAAGAGTGGGAACGCCTTTATCACCACGGGTGAATTGACCCTTCCAAGCCATGGGACATCTCTCCCATTGTCAGTGCATACAATGGAGGCTTCCTAGCATGCCTGGAAACCCACGACTCTCGCCATTATCAAGTAAGCGTTGCACATCATCAACATTGGGTCTTCACATATACTCATCACCGAATATGTGAATCACCCCTTGTACAAACAGCTTCAAGCATTTAACTAAAGTGCACTCGGCAATCTTGAGGTACTCATCGAGAATGCCCGCCGGAGTACCATATGCCAATTGACGAATAGCCGATGTACATTTCTGCAAAGGAGAGAGACCTTCACGGTCAAGAGCATCTCTCCTTTGTGTGAACTCTGGAGACCACTCGCCCAATGCATGGACAATACGCTCAAAGAGGGGTCTTCTCATTCGGAATCTCCTGCGAAATACTTTTGCAGTGTAGAGAGGATTTTCACAGAAGTAGTCACGTACTAACTGCTCAGCAGCTTCTTCGCGTGGTCTGTTCATGTACGTCCTCGGAGCACGTCTGGCAAGAGATCTTGCGTGGTCTAATCTTTCTCCAAGCTCTTGTGAGAGCCCTCCTGACTTGCCTTTACCGGCACGTTCAACCTTAGCCTTATcacgaccagcttccgggcgctcctcggACTCCAAGTTGATCTCATTTGATGTGAGATTGGCCTCCGGAGATGTTGTCTTCCCTTTTTTTGCTATCATGTTTCTGTAAGAGGCTAGCCATTTCCCGTCATCCCTCAGTTTTGCCCACATGGTTAAATGTTGGAAAGGATGGCCATACTTCAGTTCATACTTCTCCAAGGCCATTTTTTCCAGGTCATCAGTGCTGCGACCACTATTATACACTCCAGTTACGGCACACCACTCGCCATGGAAAGCAGCGAGCCTTTTCTTGGTCCTTTGCCACTCCATCTTCAACTGATTCCGGTCTCTTTTCTGGTTACTTGGTGTCGTACTGTTGTATAGAGCAGCAATGTCATCCCAAAACTGCTCACCCTTCTTTCCGTTTCCATCGATGGGATCAAGTGAACACTCCAGCCAAGCACTTGCctacattatgaacatttttaatttaGTTGAGCCCAACAAACAACAAGAACTTACATGCACGTAACAAAGATTTGAGCAAAAAAATCTTTACCAGTCTAACTTCTTCCTCTGGTGTATACGGCAGACGTTGGGCTGTCCTTTCTCCCGATTTATCGTCATCTACATTGATGACTTTCCTTTTCCTTTTGGAAGATGTCGAATTAACTTTGGCGGGAGCAGACCGAGCTGCAACTTTAGGgtgtggtggcggcggtggtgtcactagtagaaaaaggacctatagtcccggttcgtaagggcctttagtcccggttcatgaaccgggactaatgggtcgttactaatacctcccccttttagtcccggttcttacacgaaccgggacagatgggcatccacgtggcctttggtcccggttgaggacataaaccgggaccaaaaggctttcacgcgtcagcagctggctggagctgagttttttctttttttaagaaaaagtggctggtttaggggtttagggGGTTATTTTCAGGttattattagctagctaatagagagaagtgtcctctcttatatcttcgtccttggtttaccaacgctactcctatgttcatttcacccacagatatataataactcatgcatgctcgcatcatacatcatcatatataataacaagtcctactaatcatgcatcatcatacaacttctactcgttattaataataagtcatacgatcatcatcctcatagtcatcgaacccaaccctacataattgttcttagcacatgatcatcagtatcaggtaggacctaaacacccttaaggtaaaatagcataaaacaatatagaccctgactctccattatgaagaatggagatcatcctgtctccaattcttgtgcttcgcttccttttgcttccaagaag
This window harbors:
- the LOC119357466 gene encoding protein MRG1-like, with the protein product MGGSSNTSGGGGAGGKDKDKGSSVSFTEGEKVLAYHGPLLYEAKVQKTENREGERRYFVHYLGWNKNGYRCDEWVASDCLLKLTEENVRKQLELKNQSVDKTVKIGGRSAQHNPEGSNADAKADKEDTKGLVKGKKRKNQLGVEVAIIPKHVHCEILPPSGNTCRRNGSI